One window from the genome of Cryobacterium sp. GrIS_2_6 encodes:
- the mraY gene encoding phospho-N-acetylmuramoyl-pentapeptide-transferase, with protein sequence MRALLMSGAMSLVFTLSLTPLFIRLFHKLGWGQFIRDDGPKSHHAKRGTATMGGIVIILGTLISYFLAMWLTGTPITASPLLVLFMMVGLGLVGFLDDFIKTRNQRSLGLGGWQKISGQVLVAGVFAVLALQFPNKHGLTPASTKISLLRDLPLDFMKLGTIVGIALFIVWICFLVAATSNGVNVTDGLDGLATGSSILAIGAYIVIGFWQSNQARYGGADIGDLYRSYNVRDPLDLAIVAAAIVGGLIGFLWWNTSPAKIFLGDTGSLAIGGALAALAILSRTELLLVLLGGLFVIEAGSVIVQRAYFKVTRGKRIFLMSPIHHHFELKGWAEVTVVVRFWIVGGLLVAAGVGSFYLEWLTA encoded by the coding sequence GTGAGAGCCCTGCTCATGTCCGGCGCGATGTCGCTCGTCTTCACCCTATCCCTGACACCGCTGTTCATCCGGCTCTTCCACAAGCTCGGCTGGGGCCAGTTCATTCGCGATGACGGCCCGAAGAGCCACCATGCCAAGCGCGGCACCGCGACCATGGGCGGCATCGTCATCATCCTCGGCACCCTGATCAGCTACTTCCTCGCGATGTGGCTCACGGGCACCCCGATCACAGCGTCCCCGTTGCTCGTGCTGTTCATGATGGTCGGACTCGGGCTCGTCGGATTCCTCGACGACTTCATCAAGACCCGCAACCAGCGCAGCCTCGGCCTCGGCGGCTGGCAGAAAATCAGCGGGCAGGTGCTCGTCGCCGGCGTCTTCGCCGTGCTCGCGCTGCAGTTCCCGAACAAGCACGGCCTCACCCCGGCATCCACCAAGATCTCGCTGTTGCGCGACCTGCCCCTCGACTTCATGAAGCTCGGGACCATCGTCGGGATCGCCCTGTTCATCGTCTGGATCTGCTTCCTCGTCGCGGCGACCTCTAACGGAGTGAACGTGACGGACGGCCTCGACGGCCTCGCGACGGGGTCTTCGATCCTCGCCATCGGGGCGTACATCGTGATCGGCTTCTGGCAGTCCAACCAGGCCAGGTACGGGGGAGCGGACATCGGCGACCTCTACCGTTCATACAACGTGCGCGACCCCCTCGACCTCGCCATCGTCGCCGCGGCGATCGTCGGCGGCCTGATCGGCTTCCTGTGGTGGAACACCTCACCCGCCAAGATCTTCCTCGGCGACACCGGATCCCTCGCCATCGGCGGGGCGCTGGCCGCACTCGCGATCCTCAGCCGCACCGAGCTCCTGCTCGTGCTCCTTGGCGGCCTGTTCGTGATCGAAGCCGGCTCGGTGATCGTCCAGAGAGCGTACTTCAAGGTCACCCGGGGCAAACGCATCTTCCTGATGAGCCCCATCCACCACCACTTCGAGCTCAAGGGCTGGGCCGAGGTCACCGTCGTCGTCAGGTTCTGGATCGTCGGCGGACTTCTCGTCGCGGCGGGCGTCGGCTCGTTCTACCTCGAATGGCTGACCGCATGA